The nucleotide window GCCGTCATCCGGGCGGTCGTGAAAACCGCGTCCATCCGGTACGGAGCGCAAATCATCGGGATCGAAGACGGCTTCGACGGGTTGTTCGCTCCGGGCGGAACCCGGCCGCTCACGCCGG belongs to Anaerolineales bacterium and includes:
- a CDS encoding 6-phosphofructokinase produces the protein MRIGIVTGGGDAPGLNAVIRAVVKTASIRYGAQIIGIEDGFDGLFAPGGTRPLTP